In one Prosthecobacter fusiformis genomic region, the following are encoded:
- a CDS encoding transposase: protein AFAGLTPALSQSGTSVNRRGHMTKEGSAILRKMLYMAALQAVKRATNAFHASYQAFVERGKPKMCALGAIMHKIIRVAFGVLKHDTPFVKNFAKLEA from the coding sequence CGCCTTTGCCGGACTGACACCTGCCTTGAGCCAGTCAGGCACGAGTGTGAACCGGCGCGGGCACATGACCAAAGAGGGCAGCGCCATACTGCGCAAGATGCTTTACATGGCAGCGCTGCAAGCGGTGAAACGCGCCACCAATGCCTTCCATGCCAGCTACCAAGCCTTTGTGGAGCGCGGCAAGCCGAAGATGTGCGCCCTAGGAGCCATCATGCACAAAATCATCCGGGTCGCCTTTGGCGTGCTCAAACACGACACGCCATTTGTCAAAAACTTCGCCAAGCTGGAAGCCTGA